The Bacillus sp. Y1 genome has a window encoding:
- a CDS encoding malate:quinone oxidoreductase, whose amino-acid sequence MRKRETTSDVFLIGAGIMSATLGTLLKELVPEWKITVFEKLSKTGEESSNEWNNAGTGHAALCELNYTVEKPDGSVDISKAIKINEQFQISMQFWSYLVNSRLIHNPQDFIMPLPHMSLVQGEQNIAFLKRRFEALSNNPLFQGMEFSEDPKKLMEWIPLIMQNRSTNEPIAATKIDSGTDVNFGALTRMLFTYLESKDVQINHNHSVLDIKRTNDGLWELKVRNLESGTVEHHTAKFVFIGGGGGSLHLLQKSGIPEGKHIGGFPVSGIFMVCNNPTVVEQHHAKVYGKAKVGAPPMSVPHLDTRFIDNKKSLLFGPFAGFTPKFLKTGSVFDLVTSVKPDNLLTMLAAGAKEMSLTKYLIQQVMLSKEQRMEELREFIPNAKSEDWDLVVAGQRVQVIKDTEDGGKGTLQFGTEVITAEDGSIAALLGASPGASTAVHVMLEIIKKCFPEHINEWEPKIKEMIPSYGLSLMENPDLLRRIHHSTAETLGLTEKEPVFS is encoded by the coding sequence ATGAGAAAAAGAGAAACTACATCAGACGTTTTCTTAATTGGTGCCGGAATCATGAGCGCTACGTTGGGAACACTTCTGAAAGAATTAGTACCAGAATGGAAAATTACAGTGTTTGAAAAGCTCTCGAAAACAGGAGAGGAAAGCTCGAACGAATGGAATAATGCGGGAACAGGGCATGCCGCACTGTGCGAGCTGAACTATACGGTTGAAAAACCGGATGGATCTGTAGATATTAGTAAAGCTATAAAGATTAATGAGCAGTTTCAGATTTCTATGCAGTTTTGGTCTTATCTTGTAAACAGCAGGCTGATACATAATCCACAGGATTTTATCATGCCACTGCCACATATGAGTTTAGTGCAAGGAGAACAAAATATAGCTTTTTTAAAGAGGCGATTTGAAGCGTTGTCAAATAATCCATTATTCCAAGGAATGGAGTTTTCCGAGGATCCAAAAAAACTAATGGAATGGATTCCTCTTATTATGCAAAACCGATCAACCAATGAACCTATAGCTGCTACAAAAATAGACTCTGGAACGGATGTCAACTTTGGTGCGTTAACACGCATGCTGTTTACCTATTTAGAGAGCAAAGATGTGCAAATAAACCATAATCATAGTGTGCTTGATATAAAACGTACTAACGATGGATTGTGGGAATTGAAAGTTCGGAATCTCGAAAGTGGTACGGTTGAACATCATACAGCCAAATTCGTCTTTATTGGAGGCGGAGGAGGAAGCCTCCATTTACTGCAAAAATCCGGTATTCCTGAAGGAAAACATATTGGAGGTTTCCCTGTAAGCGGAATTTTTATGGTCTGTAATAATCCAACTGTTGTAGAGCAACATCATGCAAAAGTATACGGGAAAGCAAAGGTTGGGGCTCCGCCTATGTCTGTACCGCATTTAGATACAAGATTTATTGACAATAAAAAATCCTTACTATTTGGACCGTTTGCTGGCTTCACACCTAAGTTTTTAAAAACAGGTTCTGTATTTGATTTAGTAACTTCTGTAAAGCCAGATAATCTCTTAACGATGTTGGCTGCAGGGGCAAAAGAAATGTCTTTGACAAAATACCTGATTCAGCAAGTGATGTTATCAAAGGAACAACGTATGGAAGAGTTACGTGAGTTTATCCCGAATGCTAAGAGCGAAGATTGGGATTTAGTAGTAGCAGGTCAACGTGTGCAAGTGATAAAGGACACAGAAGATGGGGGCAAAGGAACGCTCCAATTTGGTACAGAAGTGATTACTGCTGAAGATGGTTCCATCGCAGCATTACTAGGAGCCTCTCCGGGTGCATCAACGGCCGTTCACGTCATGCTAGAGATCATCAAAAAGTGCTTTCCGGAACATATAAATGAATGGGAACCGAAAATTAAAGAAATGATCCCTTCTTATGGCCTGTCACTAATGGAAAACCCAGACCTATTACGAAGAATCCATCACTCAACCGCAGAAACACTTGGTTTAACAGAGAAAGAACCAGTTTTTAGTTAA